One window of Pleurodeles waltl isolate 20211129_DDA chromosome 3_1, aPleWal1.hap1.20221129, whole genome shotgun sequence genomic DNA carries:
- the LOC138283618 gene encoding zinc finger MYM-type protein 1-like: MDETLKTELVRRGTEELQNKDAWFPRDSNGRSFSKDWFYIHLENARQTLPLRGHSEDLNTDGNCGNFLETFKLLAKYDPVAKQHLHRVQRTDGYIVSYLSPQSQNEFISLLGDHIRTVIFQNIIKAKYFAIMFDSTPDISHTDQMSQVIRYVHIEDSGVHVTESFIDFIQLYGKSADVITKQICDKLQADGLKLEHCYGQGYDNAATMAGHISGVQKRILDMNPKAMFVPCNNHSLNLAGMHAVGVGTKSVTFFGTVEKVYAFFSSSTHRWDILKKHVPICVKQSCNTRWSSKHEAVCVLAEHTEKIIDALEALRDGPEETSETRGDAGSLLVCIMTYVFFAFLHFWNPVLTEVNDTQIYLQQEGLALDQCVQKLKALALFCHEKRDSLVSKATEKALQVCKTYCIPTERRVGRRKKMDGENSCDAGLTLIQETSREQLEAIDQLQAEIKKRTTQMNTLHQRFAFLQIQTLLDTGKDDFIKKQIQHTCAQYTELNAPSMLTEITRLRHHIILYKEVNPDEQFANWSALDLLRWVYKWKLQESLTNFVVTLRIFLTITVSTARCERSFSKLKLIKTYQRSTMSQERLSNLAILSIERDFNVDFNSVVEKYALIKSRQI; encoded by the exons ATGGATGAAACCTTGAAAACTGAACTTGTCAGGCGAGGGACAGAGGAACTGCAGAATAAGGATGCATGGTTTCCAAGAGACAGTAATGGCAGGTCATTTTCCAAGGATTGGTTCTACATACATTTGGAGAATG CCAGGCAAACCTTACCCTTACGTGGTCACTCTGAAGATTTAAATACAGATGGTAACTGTGGAAATTTTTTAGAAACTTTCAAGTTACTCGCCAaatatgacccagttgccaaacaaCATCTTCACAGAGTACAACGCACAGATGGTTACATTGTGTCCTATCTCTCTCCACAGAGCCAGAATGAGTTTATTAGCCTGCTCGGCGATCACATTCGAACAGTCATCTTTCAAAATATCATAAAGGCCAAGTATTTTGCTATAATGTTTGATAGCACTCCTGATATTTCACACACTGACCAAATGTCCCAAGTGATTCGATATGTGCATATTGAAGATTCAGGAGTCCATGTGACAGAGTCTTTCATTGACTTTATTCAGTTATATGGGAAATCAGCTGATGTCATTACAAAACAAATTTGTGACAAGTTGCAAGCTGATGGCCTTAAACTAGAGCATTGCTACGGCCAGGGATACGACAATGCTGCGACTATGGCTGGACACATTAGTGGTGTACAAAAACGTATTTTGGATATGAATCCCAAAGCAATGTTTGTGCCATGTAACAATCACTCGCTCAATCTTGCTGGGATGCATGCAGTTGGTGTTGGGACAAAGTCTGTTACTTTCTTTGGCACTGTGGAAAAGGTGTATGCATTTTTCTCAAGCTCCACCCACAGGTGGGATATCCTTAAGAAACATGTACCAATTTGTGTAAAGCAATCGTGTAACACAAGATGGAGTTCAAAGCATGAAGCTGTATGCGTACTTGCTGAACACACTGAGAAAATAATAGACGCTTTGGAAGCgttgagagatgggccggaagaaaCCTCTGAAACCAGGGGTGATGCAGGAAGTCTTTTAGTTTGCATAATGACATATGTTTTTTTCGCTTTCTTGCATTTTTGGAACCCAGTACTAACCGAAGTAAATGATACTCAGATCTACCTGCAGCAAGAAGGACTTGCGCTTGATCAATGCGTGCAAAAGTTAAAAGCATTGGCTTTATTTTGTCATGAAAAACGTGATAGTCTAGTGTCAAAGGCAACTGAGAAAGCTCTGCAGgtatgcaaaacctattgcataCCTACAGAGAGAAGAGTTGGAAGACGCAAGAAGATGGATGGTGAGAACAGTTGCGATGCTGGCTTGACCTTAATACAGGAAACAAGCAGAGAACAACTGGAAGCAATTGATCAGCTTCAGGCAGAAATTAAAAAACGTACTACGCAGATGAATACGCTTCACCAGCGATTTGCTTTTTTGCAAATCCAAACATTGTTGGATACTGGAAAAGATGATTTTATTAAGAAACAAATTCAGCACACGTGTGCTCAGTACACAGAATTGAATGCTCCATCTATGCTCACCGAAATAACTCGACTTCGGCACCACATTATCTTGTATAAGGAGGTCAATCCTGATGAGCAATTTGCAAACTGGTCAGCTTTAGATTTGCTTCGCTGGGTGTATAAGTGGAAGCTGCAAGAAAGTTTAACTAACTTTGTTGTCACATTAAGAATCTTTCTTACTATCACTGTTTCTACAGCGAGGTGTGAAAGAAGTTTCTCAAAACTTAAACTAATTAAAACATATCAGAGATCTACAATGAGCCAAGAAAGACTGAGTAATCTAGCAATACTGTCCATTGAGAGAGACTTTAATGTAGATTTCAATTCCGTTGTTGAAAAATATGCGCTAATTAAAAGCAGGCAAATTTAA